The following are encoded in a window of Primulina eburnea isolate SZY01 chromosome 4, ASM2296580v1, whole genome shotgun sequence genomic DNA:
- the LOC140829743 gene encoding gibberellin 2-beta-dioxygenase 2: MVVANPNHHRAEKITEDIQLPVIDLLSDPSQSSKHIVKACEQFGFFKVINHGVPPEIISRMEQESLDFFSKPGCEKLRTGPANPYGYGCKSIGLNGDIGEVEYLLLQANPHIVSQNSLYISGDPNKFRCAVNGYVEALRKLACEILDLMARGLGLGLGLGSPQVSTSVLSGLIRDVVNTDSLLRLNHYPPVEAASKIGFGEHTDPQILTLLRSNGVGGLQISLEDGVWIPVNPHPVSAFCVNVGDVLQVMTNGRFLSVRHRAMVNSFETRMSMAYFAAPSMDTTICCLPELATPQKPSLYKTFTWGEYKKAAYTRRLGDSRLNLFKMKQDD; this comes from the exons ATGGTTGTAGCCAATCCAAACCATCACAGAGCAGAGAAAATAACGGAAGACATCCAACTCCCAGTAATAGACCTTCTTTCCGACCCTTCACAATCCTCAAAACACATAGTGAAAGCCTGCGAACAGTTCGGTTTCTTTAAGGTCATCAACCATGGCGTGCCGCCGGAGATCATTTCCCGGATGGAACAAGAATCCCTCGACTTCTTCTCCAAGCCCGGGTGCGAGAAACTCCGGACCGGGCCCGCAAATCCTTATGGCTATGGCTGCAAGAGTATAGGGCTGAATGGAGACATTGGAGAAGTCGAATACCTCCTTCTGCAAGCAAACCCTCATATTGTCTCTCAGAATTCCCTCTACATTTCTGGTGATCCCAACAAGTTCAG ATGTGCAGTGAATGGATATGTAGAAGCACTGAGGAAGTTAGCATGTGAAATCTTGGATCTGATGGCACGAGGGTTAGGATTAGGGTTAGGGTTGGGTTCCCCACAAGTCTCAACCTCAGTACTGAGTGGTCTTATCAGGGATGTTGTGAATACTGACTCACTCCTAAGGCTAAATCACTACCCACCCGTCGAAGCAGCTTCCAAGATCGGGTTCGGGGAGCACACCGACCCTCAGATCTTGACCCTCCTCAGATCCAACGGCGTGGGGGGCCTCCAAATCTCCCTTGAAGATGGGGTGTGGATCCCAGTAAACCCACATCCTGTGTCAGCCTTCTGCGTGAATGTGGGTGACGTGTTGCAG GTGATGACAAACGGGAGGTTTTTGTCCGTAAGACATAGAGCAATGGTGAATTCATTCGAGACGAGAATGTCGATGGCATATTTCGCTGCCCCGTCGATGGATACAACCATATGCTGTCTTCCAGAGTTGGCCACACCACAGAAGCCTTCTTTATACAAAACCTTCACTTGGGGTGAATACAAGAAAGCCGCGTATACGCGAAGATTAGGGGATAGTCGTCTGAATCTTTTCAAAATGAAGCAAGATGATTGA